In Flavobacterium sp. N3904, one DNA window encodes the following:
- the clpB gene encoding ATP-dependent chaperone ClpB: MNINKFTIKSQEAIQLSQQLVQSLGQQQIENEHIFKAIFEVDENVAPFILKKLNVNVPLFLQILDSTIQSFPKVSGGEIQLSRTANSALNEAEIIAKKMNDEYVSIEHLILAIFDSKSKVAQILKDQGVTGKGLKAAIEELRKGERVTSASAEENYNSLNKYAKNLNELAKNGKLDPVIGRDEEIRRVLQILTRRTKNNPMLVGEPGVGKTAIAEGLAHRIVDGDVPDNLKDKIVFSLDMGALIAGAKYKGEFEERLKSVVKEVIAAEGDIVLFIDEIHTLVGAGGGEGAMDAANILKPALARGELRAIGATTLDEYQKYFEKDKALERRFQKIIIEEPDTESAISILRGIKEKYETHHKVQIKDDAIIAAVTLSQRYITNRFLPDKAIDLIDEAASKLRMEINSKPEELDVLDRKIMQLEIEIEAIKREKDESKLKILGMELANLKEDRNEIYAKWKSEKEVVDNIQIVKTEIEDFKYEAERAEREGDYGKVAEIRYGKIKEAQERLAVFTKQLQENQSGTSLIKEEVTREDIAEVVAKWTGIPVMKMLQGEREKLLHLEEELHKRVVGQEEAIEAVSDAVRRSRAGLQDMKKPVGTFLFLGTTGVGKTELAKALAEYLFDDENAMTRIDMSEYQERHSVSRLVGAPPGYVGYDEGGQLTEAVRRKPYSVILLDEIEKAHPDTFNILLQVLDEGRLTDNKGRLADFKNTIIIMTSNMGSQIIQEKFENLKGSVEAATEIAKVEVLGLLKQTVRPEFINRIDEIVMFTPLTAKNIAQIVGLQLKSVTTMLAQQGITMDATPEAIAYLSEKGYDPQFGARPVKRVIQREVLNQLSKEILAGKVKPDSIILLDSFDGELVFRNQSELVH, translated from the coding sequence ATGAACATTAATAAATTTACCATTAAATCGCAGGAAGCCATACAGCTTTCACAGCAATTGGTTCAGAGTTTGGGGCAACAGCAAATCGAAAACGAACACATTTTTAAAGCTATTTTTGAAGTAGACGAAAATGTGGCTCCGTTTATTTTGAAAAAACTCAACGTCAATGTGCCTTTGTTTCTTCAAATTTTAGACAGTACCATTCAGAGTTTTCCAAAAGTTTCGGGAGGCGAAATTCAGCTTTCCAGAACGGCAAATTCTGCATTGAACGAAGCCGAAATCATTGCAAAAAAAATGAATGACGAATACGTTTCTATCGAGCATTTGATTCTGGCTATTTTCGATTCCAAAAGCAAGGTTGCCCAAATCCTAAAAGATCAGGGCGTAACCGGAAAAGGACTGAAAGCTGCTATTGAAGAATTGCGCAAAGGCGAGCGAGTAACCTCCGCTTCTGCTGAAGAAAATTACAATTCTTTGAACAAATACGCCAAAAACCTCAACGAACTCGCCAAAAACGGAAAACTAGACCCCGTAATTGGTCGTGACGAAGAAATCCGTCGTGTATTACAAATCCTTACCCGACGAACCAAAAACAATCCAATGCTAGTGGGTGAACCCGGAGTGGGTAAAACCGCCATTGCCGAAGGTCTCGCACACCGAATAGTAGATGGCGACGTACCCGATAATTTGAAAGACAAAATTGTATTCTCCCTCGATATGGGAGCTTTGATTGCGGGTGCCAAATACAAAGGGGAGTTTGAGGAACGTTTAAAATCGGTGGTCAAAGAAGTGATTGCGGCAGAAGGAGATATCGTGTTATTTATTGACGAAATTCACACGCTTGTAGGTGCAGGCGGTGGCGAAGGCGCTATGGATGCCGCCAATATCTTGAAACCGGCTTTGGCTCGTGGCGAATTGAGAGCAATTGGTGCAACGACTTTAGACGAATACCAAAAATATTTCGAAAAAGACAAAGCGCTCGAACGCCGTTTCCAAAAAATCATCATCGAAGAACCCGATACCGAAAGCGCTATTTCGATCCTTAGAGGAATCAAGGAAAAATACGAAACACACCATAAAGTACAAATCAAGGATGATGCAATTATTGCAGCCGTAACACTTTCGCAACGTTACATCACCAATCGTTTTCTGCCGGACAAGGCCATCGATTTAATAGATGAAGCTGCTTCGAAACTGCGTATGGAAATCAATTCCAAACCAGAAGAATTGGATGTTTTGGATCGAAAAATAATGCAGTTAGAAATCGAAATTGAAGCCATCAAACGCGAAAAAGACGAAAGCAAACTCAAAATATTGGGAATGGAATTAGCCAATCTCAAAGAGGACCGAAACGAGATTTACGCCAAATGGAAATCTGAGAAAGAAGTCGTTGATAACATTCAAATCGTAAAAACCGAAATCGAAGACTTCAAATACGAAGCCGAACGTGCCGAGCGTGAGGGCGATTACGGTAAAGTAGCCGAAATTCGTTACGGAAAAATCAAGGAAGCCCAAGAACGATTGGCCGTTTTTACCAAACAATTACAGGAAAACCAATCGGGAACTTCGTTGATTAAAGAAGAAGTGACCCGCGAAGACATTGCCGAAGTAGTAGCCAAATGGACCGGAATTCCGGTGATGAAAATGCTGCAAGGCGAGCGCGAAAAACTATTGCATCTGGAAGAAGAATTGCACAAACGTGTAGTTGGTCAGGAAGAAGCCATCGAAGCTGTGAGTGACGCCGTACGCCGAAGTCGTGCCGGTTTGCAGGATATGAAAAAACCAGTGGGAACCTTCCTTTTCCTAGGAACAACAGGAGTGGGAAAAACCGAGTTGGCCAAAGCACTAGCCGAATACCTATTTGACGATGAAAATGCGATGACCCGAATCGATATGAGCGAGTACCAAGAACGCCACAGCGTGAGCCGATTGGTAGGTGCGCCTCCGGGATACGTGGGCTATGACGAGGGCGGACAATTGACCGAAGCCGTGCGTAGAAAACCATATTCTGTGATTCTGCTCGACGAAATCGAGAAAGCCCATCCAGACACCTTCAACATCTTGTTGCAAGTGCTTGATGAAGGGCGTTTGACCGACAACAAAGGGCGTTTGGCCGATTTCAAGAACACGATTATTATCATGACTTCCAACATGGGAAGCCAGATTATACAGGAAAAATTTGAGAATCTGAAAGGAAGTGTCGAAGCCGCCACCGAAATTGCCAAAGTCGAAGTCCTAGGATTATTGAAACAAACCGTGCGCCCCGAGTTCATCAACCGTATCGATGAGATTGTAATGTTCACGCCACTTACGGCCAAAAACATTGCCCAAATCGTAGGATTACAACTCAAAAGCGTGACCACTATGCTTGCCCAACAAGGCATCACAATGGACGCCACGCCCGAGGCCATCGCCTACCTTTCTGAGAAAGGCTATGATCCACAATTTGGTGCAAGACCCGTAAAACGTGTGATACAAAGAGAGGTACTCAACCAACTCTCCAAAGAAATACTTGCTGGCAAAGTAAAACCCGACAGTATTATTTTACTGGATTCTTTTGATGGCGAACTCGTTTTTAGAAACCAAAGTGAGTTGGTACACTAA
- the ytxJ gene encoding bacillithiol system redox-active protein YtxJ: protein MSIFNSLFGSSEEKKETTSKINWIPLTNLDQLNEIVALSNDKPIAIFKHSTRCSVSRFALKQFENEFNSAEATDTYFLDLIAHRDVSNEIASRFQVEHQSPQLLLIKNGKSVYDASHSDIDAKDLAERL, encoded by the coding sequence ATGAGTATATTTAATTCCCTATTTGGTAGTTCAGAAGAAAAGAAAGAAACAACGAGTAAAATCAATTGGATTCCGTTAACCAACTTAGATCAACTGAATGAGATCGTTGCATTATCGAATGATAAACCAATAGCAATTTTCAAACACAGCACTCGTTGTAGTGTGAGTAGGTTTGCATTGAAACAATTTGAAAATGAATTTAATTCGGCTGAAGCAACCGACACCTATTTTCTGGATTTAATTGCGCACCGTGACGTTTCGAATGAAATTGCGAGCCGTTTTCAGGTAGAGCACCAATCGCCACAATTATTGTTGATTAAAAACGGAAAATCAGTTTATGATGCTTCGCATAGTGATATAGATGCAAAGGATTTGGCGGAGAGATTGTAG
- a CDS encoding GxxExxY protein has translation MEDFLHKEETYKIIGILFEVHKNLGKGFSEIVYKDAIEFEFQQENISFEREKEFLVNYKTTILKHKFYADFVVFDKIILEIKTVDCFNNNHYNQCLNYLKVSKNELALLVNFNSFSLEYKRIALSKNK, from the coding sequence ATGGAAGATTTTTTACACAAAGAAGAAACTTATAAAATTATTGGTATTCTTTTTGAAGTTCATAAAAATTTAGGAAAAGGATTTTCTGAAATTGTCTATAAAGATGCCATCGAATTTGAATTTCAACAAGAAAACATCTCTTTCGAAAGAGAAAAAGAGTTTCTAGTAAATTATAAAACTACAATACTAAAACATAAATTTTATGCAGATTTTGTAGTATTTGATAAAATAATTTTAGAGATAAAAACCGTTGATTGTTTTAACAATAATCATTATAATCAATGTTTAAATTATTTAAAAGTATCAAAAAATGAATTAGCTCTTCTAGTTAATTTCAACTCTTTTTCATTAGAATACAAACGAATAGCACTATCGAAAAATAAATAA
- a CDS encoding DUF2157 domain-containing protein → MANFEEQATQTLFDKNQISEEQFESIKAYRGLNLFSVHNELKFLLYLSMLMFTSGIGILIYQNIDTIGHTAILGLLLLVTFICFYFCFKNHPGFKKEEVSFPNPLYDYLVLTAVILSCTFVGYLQFQYQTFATHYGLATLVPTIISLFCAYYFDSKSVLSIGITGMAAYLGLSVDPKHVFENEMIDNTYLSYVGLAFGLTLLLWVLYATKINLKKHFNLVYLTFSLHLVSIACIVNLFQDYWLAFGLVLGITSYYFYNLSFQIRSISQFIFTVLYGYIGMNILFVRILESIHFEDLFSVFIFTTPFYFIGSIIGFIKLIKHFNKNTSDDSIR, encoded by the coding sequence ATGGCGAATTTCGAAGAACAAGCAACGCAAACACTTTTTGACAAAAATCAAATTTCAGAAGAACAATTCGAATCTATTAAGGCATACCGAGGACTGAATTTGTTTTCGGTTCATAACGAATTGAAGTTCTTATTATACCTTTCGATGCTGATGTTTACTTCGGGTATTGGGATTCTGATTTACCAAAATATTGATACAATAGGTCACACCGCAATTCTTGGATTATTGCTTTTGGTAACTTTCATATGTTTTTATTTTTGTTTTAAAAATCATCCAGGGTTCAAAAAAGAGGAAGTTTCTTTCCCTAATCCACTTTATGATTATTTGGTCCTTACCGCAGTTATATTGAGCTGTACATTTGTGGGTTATTTGCAGTTTCAATATCAAACATTTGCCACTCATTATGGATTGGCTACTTTAGTACCTACTATTATAAGTCTATTTTGTGCGTATTATTTCGACAGCAAAAGCGTTCTGTCTATCGGAATCACCGGAATGGCGGCCTATTTAGGACTATCGGTTGACCCAAAACATGTTTTTGAAAACGAGATGATTGATAATACCTACTTAAGTTATGTTGGGCTGGCCTTTGGTTTGACTTTGTTGCTTTGGGTTTTGTATGCAACCAAAATCAATCTAAAAAAACACTTCAATCTGGTCTATCTTACTTTTTCGTTGCATTTGGTTAGCATTGCCTGTATTGTCAATTTATTCCAGGATTATTGGTTGGCTTTTGGATTAGTGTTGGGAATCACTTCCTATTATTTTTATAATTTAAGCTTCCAAATCAGGTCAATTTCTCAATTCATTTTCACAGTTTTATACGGATATATTGGTATGAACATATTATTTGTGAGGATTTTAGAATCCATCCATTTCGAAGACCTATTCTCTGTTTTCATTTTCACTACTCCTTTTTATTTTATTGGCTCCATAATTGGTTTTATAAAATTGATTAAACATTTTAACAAAAACACTAGCGATGATAGCATACGATAA
- the argH gene encoding argininosuccinate lyase: protein MKLWEKGIPTDKQIEHFTVGNDRELDLVLAKYDALGSIAHAKMLGQIGLLTAAETESLVLALNEIIKDIANGNFEIEDSFEDVHSKIEYLLTVKLGDAGKKIHTARSRNDQVLVDVNLYLKDVVTEFKSQVKTLFDLMMESAEKHQNVLLPGYTHLQIAMPSSFGLWFSAYAESLIDDITMLNAALKIVDQNPLGSAAGYGSSFPINRTFTTKELGFETLKYNSVAAQMSRGKSEKTVAFAMSSVASTLSKFSMDVCLYMSQNFGFIGLPSHLTTGSSIMPHKKNPDVFELIRGKCNKIQALPYEITLITNNLPSGYHRDLQLLKEGLFPAIQNLKACLDIAIFSIKDITVKDNILNDPKYNYLFTVDTLNEMVVAGMPFRDAYKAVAEQLENGTYQSPKETKHTHEGSINNLCLEEIKDKMKNSY from the coding sequence ATGAAACTTTGGGAAAAAGGAATACCAACCGACAAACAAATCGAACATTTTACAGTAGGAAACGATAGAGAACTCGATTTGGTTTTGGCCAAATACGACGCTTTAGGCTCCATTGCCCATGCCAAAATGTTAGGACAAATTGGACTACTGACAGCTGCCGAAACCGAATCCTTGGTCTTGGCTTTGAACGAAATCATAAAGGACATTGCAAACGGAAATTTCGAAATCGAAGACAGTTTTGAAGACGTACATTCCAAAATCGAATATTTACTGACGGTAAAACTCGGCGATGCTGGAAAAAAAATCCACACCGCGCGTTCGCGTAACGATCAAGTTTTGGTAGATGTAAATTTATATCTAAAAGATGTAGTAACCGAATTCAAATCGCAGGTAAAAACTCTTTTTGATTTAATGATGGAATCGGCAGAAAAACACCAAAATGTATTATTGCCGGGTTACACACACCTTCAAATTGCAATGCCATCTTCTTTCGGTCTGTGGTTTTCCGCCTATGCCGAAAGCTTGATTGACGATATCACGATGCTAAACGCCGCTTTGAAAATTGTGGACCAAAATCCATTGGGTTCTGCTGCAGGTTACGGAAGTTCGTTTCCTATCAACAGAACATTTACTACCAAAGAATTGGGTTTTGAAACCTTAAAATACAATTCGGTTGCAGCACAAATGAGCCGCGGAAAATCTGAAAAAACAGTTGCTTTTGCCATGAGCAGTGTGGCCTCTACCCTTTCTAAGTTTTCTATGGATGTGTGTTTATATATGAGCCAGAATTTTGGTTTTATCGGTTTGCCTTCGCATCTTACCACTGGTTCGAGTATTATGCCACACAAAAAAAACCCGGATGTTTTTGAACTAATTCGCGGTAAGTGCAACAAGATTCAAGCCTTGCCTTATGAAATCACTTTGATAACCAACAATCTTCCAAGCGGTTACCACAGGGACTTACAGCTCTTGAAAGAAGGGTTGTTTCCTGCGATTCAAAACCTAAAAGCCTGTTTGGATATTGCCATTTTCTCCATAAAAGACATCACGGTAAAAGACAATATCTTAAATGATCCAAAATACAATTATTTATTTACTGTTGATACTTTAAACGAAATGGTGGTTGCCGGAATGCCTTTTAGAGATGCCTACAAAGCCGTTGCCGAGCAATTGGAAAACGGAACCTATCAATCACCAAAAGAAACCAAACACACCCACGAAGGAAGCATTAATAATTTGTGCTTGGAGGAAATAAAAGACAAAATGAAGAATTCATATTAA
- a CDS encoding M20 family metallo-hydrolase → MKNIETLTQEAIALLKSLIETPSFSSEEDQTALLIENWFRQNSIPFERENNNIWAYNEHFDKSKPTLLLNSHHDTVKPNQGYTNDPFKAIEKDGKLYGLGSNDAGGCLVSLMATFVYFYANENLSHNIVMVASAEEESSGKQGLNSVLKHLPVLDCAIVGEPTLMQLAVAEKGLLVLDVVVKGTASHAAHTNPDNPIYNAMKVIEWFNTYQFEKISEVLGPVKMTVTQINAGKQHNVVPAECHLVVDIRVNDCYSNVEILETVNKNLTAQITPRSMHLNASSIPVSHGLVQAGIALGRTTYGSPTLSDQSVLSCQSLKLGPGESLRSHSADEFIYVNEIEEGIQLYIKILGDFLKN, encoded by the coding sequence ATGAAAAACATAGAAACCCTAACACAAGAGGCCATTGCTTTATTAAAATCGTTGATCGAAACTCCTTCCTTTTCAAGCGAAGAAGATCAAACAGCGCTTTTAATCGAAAATTGGTTCCGTCAAAACAGTATTCCTTTCGAGCGGGAAAACAATAATATTTGGGCTTACAATGAGCATTTTGACAAATCCAAACCCACACTGTTACTCAACTCGCACCACGACACTGTAAAACCGAATCAGGGCTATACCAATGACCCGTTCAAAGCCATTGAAAAAGACGGCAAATTGTACGGATTGGGCAGTAATGATGCGGGTGGTTGTTTGGTTTCGCTTATGGCGACTTTCGTTTATTTTTATGCCAACGAAAACCTTTCTCACAATATAGTAATGGTAGCCTCAGCCGAGGAAGAAAGCAGCGGTAAACAAGGCCTCAACAGTGTTTTAAAACATTTACCCGTGTTGGATTGCGCCATCGTGGGTGAACCTACTTTGATGCAATTGGCTGTAGCCGAAAAAGGATTATTGGTACTCGATGTCGTTGTCAAAGGCACCGCCAGTCACGCTGCTCACACCAACCCTGACAACCCAATTTACAATGCGATGAAAGTAATTGAGTGGTTTAACACCTACCAATTCGAAAAAATATCGGAAGTTTTAGGTCCTGTAAAAATGACCGTTACCCAAATCAATGCCGGAAAACAACACAACGTAGTTCCTGCCGAATGCCATTTGGTAGTCGATATTCGCGTAAATGACTGTTACAGCAATGTCGAGATTTTGGAAACCGTCAACAAGAATTTAACCGCGCAAATCACACCGCGTTCGATGCATTTGAATGCCTCGTCTATTCCCGTTTCGCACGGTTTGGTGCAAGCCGGAATCGCATTGGGAAGAACGACCTATGGCTCTCCTACCCTTTCGGATCAGTCGGTTTTGAGTTGTCAATCCTTGAAGCTTGGGCCAGGAGAATCCCTGCGGTCACACTCGGCAGACGAATTTATATATGTAAACGAAATTGAAGAAGGCATCCAATTATACATCAAAATACTGGGAGACTTCTTGAAGAACTAA
- the argB gene encoding acetylglutamate kinase: MTKLSIIKIGGNIIDDPTELAQFLTDFSKIEGYKILVHGGGKSATKMAQSIGLVPQMIDGRRITDAPMLDVVVMIYAGEINKNIVAQLQGNTTNAMGFSGADGNLILSTKRNHPTIDYGFVGDVQKVNTPLLETLLKSGITPIFCAITHDGKGQLLNTNADTIASELAIALSEIFEVTLTYCFEKPGVLYDAEDDSSVIEQINHELYTKLKAEKAIHSGMIPKLDNCFNSLSKGVQKIKIGHHSMLQNEGIVHTSIEL; this comes from the coding sequence ATGACAAAATTATCAATCATAAAAATAGGTGGCAACATCATCGACGATCCAACCGAATTGGCACAATTCCTTACTGATTTTTCTAAAATCGAAGGCTACAAAATACTTGTTCACGGTGGTGGAAAATCGGCTACTAAAATGGCACAAAGTATCGGACTAGTTCCTCAAATGATTGATGGACGCCGCATTACCGATGCGCCAATGCTGGATGTAGTAGTAATGATTTATGCAGGTGAAATCAACAAAAATATAGTGGCTCAACTGCAAGGCAATACTACCAATGCGATGGGATTTTCGGGTGCCGATGGTAATTTAATTCTGTCCACTAAAAGAAATCATCCCACAATTGATTATGGTTTTGTGGGCGATGTACAAAAAGTGAATACGCCTTTATTGGAAACGCTCCTAAAAAGCGGAATAACTCCTATTTTTTGTGCCATCACGCACGATGGAAAAGGACAATTATTGAATACCAACGCCGATACGATTGCCAGTGAATTGGCCATCGCCTTATCCGAAATATTCGAAGTTACTTTGACCTATTGTTTTGAAAAACCAGGCGTTTTGTACGATGCAGAGGATGACAGTTCGGTAATCGAACAAATCAACCACGAATTGTACACCAAATTAAAAGCCGAAAAAGCCATACATTCGGGGATGATACCTAAATTAGACAATTGTTTCAACAGTTTGTCCAAAGGCGTTCAGAAAATAAAAATTGGACACCACAGCATGTTGCAAAACGAAGGAATCGTTCATACAAGTATTGAATTATAA
- a CDS encoding N-acetylornithine carbamoyltransferase, with protein MNYTSIKEIDSLQKWVKQAIKIKKNPLKNKKLGKNKTLVMLFFNSSLRTRLSTQKAAINLGMNVMVMNFGSEGWTLEFEDGTIMNQGASEHIKEAAEVVSKYADIIAIRAFAGLVDKEKDNAETVMSGFLKYATVPILNMESATGHPLQSLADAITMEEHKTKHRPKVVLSWAPHPRALPQAVPNSFVEMMQLQTEMDFVITHPEGYELNPEITKDSKIEYDQDKAFENADFIYAKNWSNYKEYGKITNSDPNWTITTDKMKLTNNAKFMHCLPVRRNVIVTDEVIDSENSIVIQQANNRTYSAQLVLQKILKKLDK; from the coding sequence ATGAACTACACCTCAATAAAAGAAATAGATTCACTCCAAAAATGGGTGAAACAAGCCATAAAAATCAAAAAAAATCCGCTCAAAAACAAAAAACTAGGAAAAAACAAAACCTTAGTAATGTTGTTTTTTAACTCTAGTTTGAGAACACGTTTGAGTACTCAAAAAGCAGCCATAAATTTAGGAATGAACGTTATGGTAATGAACTTTGGAAGCGAAGGCTGGACACTGGAATTTGAGGACGGAACCATCATGAACCAAGGCGCATCAGAACACATCAAAGAAGCTGCTGAAGTAGTTTCGAAATATGCAGATATTATTGCAATTAGAGCTTTTGCAGGATTGGTTGACAAAGAAAAAGACAATGCCGAAACAGTAATGAGCGGTTTCTTGAAATATGCCACAGTGCCTATCCTAAATATGGAAAGTGCAACAGGACATCCATTGCAATCCCTTGCCGATGCGATCACGATGGAAGAACACAAGACCAAACACCGCCCAAAAGTGGTATTGTCATGGGCACCGCACCCGAGAGCGTTACCTCAGGCCGTTCCCAATTCATTTGTAGAAATGATGCAATTGCAAACCGAAATGGATTTTGTCATTACACACCCTGAAGGCTATGAACTAAATCCAGAAATCACAAAAGACTCAAAAATCGAGTATGACCAAGACAAAGCTTTTGAAAATGCCGATTTTATCTATGCCAAAAACTGGAGCAACTACAAAGAATATGGTAAAATCACCAATTCCGACCCGAATTGGACGATTACTACCGATAAAATGAAACTGACCAACAATGCCAAATTCATGCACTGTTTGCCTGTAAGACGTAACGTAATTGTAACAGATGAAGTAATTGACAGCGAAAATTCGATTGTAATTCAACAAGCTAATAATAGAACCTATTCGGCTCAATTGGTATTGCAGAAGATTTTGAAAAAATTAGACAAATAA
- a CDS encoding DUF3307 domain-containing protein: MIVLVKLILAHILGDFLLQPNSWVKAKEEKKALAWQLYVHALIHGLLSLLLLFDISDWKLPAIIMLSHLIIDYIKLKFQTEKSKITWFVVDQIMHLVVILFLGLYWLNKEKELFEFLLSDTFIILATAVLFLTQPVSIILGVLIKPWSDAIPNEKEQSLKNAGKYIGILERLLVFLFICTHHFEAVGFLLATKSVFRFGDLKESKERKLTEYILIGTLLSFGIALLVGLLTQYLLKT; encoded by the coding sequence ATGATAGTACTAGTAAAATTAATTTTAGCACATATTCTAGGTGATTTTCTGCTGCAACCCAATAGCTGGGTAAAAGCAAAAGAAGAAAAAAAAGCATTAGCTTGGCAGTTATATGTTCATGCATTGATTCACGGCTTGCTGTCATTACTGCTTTTATTTGACATATCCGATTGGAAATTACCAGCAATAATAATGCTTAGCCATTTAATTATAGATTACATCAAATTAAAATTTCAAACAGAAAAATCTAAAATCACTTGGTTTGTTGTTGATCAAATAATGCACCTGGTAGTAATCTTATTTTTAGGCTTATATTGGCTAAACAAAGAGAAAGAACTTTTTGAATTTTTACTTTCAGATACATTTATTATTCTTGCAACGGCAGTACTTTTTTTGACACAGCCTGTTTCAATCATATTAGGTGTATTGATAAAACCATGGTCAGATGCAATACCTAATGAAAAAGAGCAATCACTCAAAAATGCAGGCAAATACATTGGAATACTCGAAAGATTGTTGGTATTTCTATTTATTTGTACACATCATTTTGAGGCCGTTGGTTTTTTATTGGCTACAAAATCAGTTTTTAGATTTGGAGATTTAAAAGAATCAAAAGAACGGAAACTAACAGAATATATACTCATCGGAACATTATTGAGTTTTGGAATTGCCTTGTTGGTGGGATTATTAACTCAATATCTATTAAAAACCTGA
- a CDS encoding SatD family protein, with amino-acid sequence MIAIITADIINSRKLTNQDTWITPLKKLLNTYGPTPKKWEIFRGDYFQIEIEDPNEALLVSLKIKALIKSINASEGQKKTTSIDVRMAIGLGTKEYSADRISESNGTAFINSGEKFEKLKKEKTTLAIQSSFPNFDYEMNLYLKLAVIQMDAWTVNSAALFNTLFEDPEKKQAEIGAILGIGQNSVSGRFKRAHVDEILELEKMYRFKLKGLTQ; translated from the coding sequence ATGATAGCAATTATTACAGCCGACATTATCAATTCAAGGAAATTGACAAATCAAGATACCTGGATTACTCCTCTAAAAAAATTATTAAACACTTATGGTCCAACACCAAAAAAGTGGGAAATCTTTAGAGGTGATTATTTTCAAATCGAAATTGAAGATCCAAATGAAGCATTACTAGTATCTTTAAAAATAAAAGCATTGATAAAAAGCATCAACGCCTCCGAAGGACAAAAAAAAACAACTTCGATCGATGTTCGAATGGCTATCGGTTTAGGAACAAAAGAATATAGTGCTGACAGAATTTCGGAGAGCAATGGTACAGCGTTTATCAATTCGGGTGAAAAGTTTGAAAAGCTAAAAAAGGAAAAAACAACACTGGCAATTCAATCGTCTTTCCCAAATTTTGATTATGAAATGAATTTATACCTAAAATTGGCCGTTATACAAATGGACGCTTGGACAGTAAATTCGGCCGCCTTATTTAATACCTTATTTGAAGATCCAGAAAAAAAACAAGCAGAAATAGGAGCAATTTTGGGTATCGGTCAAAATTCAGTGAGCGGCAGATTCAAACGCGCCCACGTTGACGAAATTCTGGAATTGGAAAAAATGTATCGTTTTAAGCTAAAAGGATTAACACAATGA
- the proB gene encoding glutamate 5-kinase — MAKKRILLKLGSNTLTKETNHISRGKIEDIGVQIAALQDEYEFIIVSSGAIAAAKQFVKLDNNDQDVFVKQALASIGQPHLMRIYHENFSDLGLHISQCLLSYSDFEKEQSKINIVNTINVLVKNSYIPIINENDTVATDEIKFGDNDKLAALTAVLLNVDILIIATNTNGIYTKSSINDDVPETIELVTDLSLLQKEIGDKKSSHGTGGMQSKIDSAAIAKKSNIETWIVNGLEDNFMLKALKGDIKFTKII; from the coding sequence ATGGCTAAAAAAAGAATATTACTAAAGTTAGGCAGCAACACCTTAACCAAAGAAACCAATCACATTTCGAGAGGAAAAATTGAGGATATTGGGGTGCAAATAGCGGCTTTACAAGACGAATACGAATTCATTATTGTGAGTTCAGGGGCAATTGCGGCTGCCAAACAATTTGTAAAACTAGACAATAACGATCAGGATGTTTTTGTAAAACAAGCTTTGGCATCGATTGGACAGCCTCATTTGATGCGGATTTACCATGAGAATTTTAGTGATTTGGGATTGCATATTTCACAATGTCTGCTCTCTTACTCTGATTTTGAAAAGGAACAATCCAAAATCAACATTGTAAACACCATCAATGTTTTAGTCAAAAACAGTTATATACCAATTATCAATGAAAATGATACAGTAGCAACCGACGAAATCAAATTTGGAGATAATGATAAATTAGCGGCATTAACCGCAGTATTATTAAACGTTGATATACTGATTATTGCAACCAACACCAACGGTATTTACACCAAATCGTCAATAAACGATGATGTACCGGAAACAATAGAATTGGTAACCGATTTATCGCTATTGCAAAAAGAAATTGGCGACAAAAAATCGTCTCACGGAACGGGCGGTATGCAATCCAAAATTGATTCGGCTGCCATTGCAAAAAAATCGAATATCGAAACTTGGATTGTAAATGGACTGGAAGATAATTTTATGTTGAAGGCTTTAAAGGGAGATATTAAATTTACTAAGATTATTTAA